A segment of the Yersinia rochesterensis genome:
GCAATCTGCATTCTAATTTGCCGTACCAACGCTTTTCCTACCTCCAGACTCTCCGCAGTCAGGCTGGCCCACTGACGCTGAGTATTATGGTGCTGTGTATCGCCATCTATATTCTGATGCAAATCGTCGGTGATGCCGCAGTGATGTCTTGGTTGGCGTGGCCTCGTGACGAGAGCCAATATCTGCAAGTATGGCGTTGGGTCAGCCATGCTTTACTGCATTTTTCCCTGTTGCACATCCTGTTTAACCTGATGTGGTGGTGGTATCTGGCCGGGCAGATGGAGAAACGGCTTGGCACCGGTAAATTGCTGGTATTAACTATTGTTTCCGCCTTATTTAGTGGTTGGGGTCAATCGCTGTTTAGTGGTGTGAATTTTGGCGGCCTTTCTGGCGTGGTATATGCCTTAATGGGTTATGTTTGGCTGACTGGCGAGCGCGCACCCGAGCGCGGTATTTCGTTGCCTCGCGGCTTAATGGCTTTTTCTGTTCTCTGGTTGGTTGCTGGGTATTTCGATATTTTAGGTTTGTCGATCGCCAACGCAGCGCATGTTTCAGGCCTGATTATTGGGTTACTGATGGCATTTTGGGATACGCGCAACAGCGCAAGAACCACACAATAACTGCCTGGAACAACCAGGCGAATTAGGGGATTACCGTGAAGCAAACGCAGCGGCATGATGCGATTATTGAATTGGTACGCCAACAAGGCTACGTCAGTACTGAAGAGCTAGTGGAGCATTTTGCCGTTAGCCCGCAAACCATCCGACGCGATTTGAATGATTTGGCGGATCAAAACAAGATTCACCGCCATCATGGTGGTGCCGCATTACCCTCTAGTTCAGTCAACGCGGCTTATAACGACCGTAAAGTAATGTGGTCGGAAGAAAAGGCGCGCATTGCCCAACGTGTTGCCAGCCAGATCCCCGATGGCGCGACACTGTTTATTGATATCGGCACCACACCAGAAGCGGTCGCTCATGCTTTAATGAATCATAAAGGCTTGCGCGTGGTGACCAATAATCTGAACGTGGCGACATTGTTAACCGCCAAAGAGGATTTTCGGCTAATTCTAGCCGGTGGTGAAGTTCGTACCCGTGATGGTGGGATTATTGGTGAAGCCACGCTGGACTTTATTTCCCAGTTCCGCCTCGATTACGGCATCCTCGGCATCAGCGGTATTGATATGGACGGCTCTCTACTGGAGTTTGATTATCATGAAGTGCGGACCAAACGGGCGATTATCGAAAACTCCCGCTGCGTGATGCTGGTCACCGACCATTCCAAATTTGGCCGTAACGCGATGGTGAATCTGGGGAACATGAATCTGATTGATTATTTGTTTACCGATCAGATGCCACCAGCCAGCGTGATGAAGATTATTGAGCAGCATAATGTTCAATTAGAGTTGTGTTAGCCGTTTGTTTTGGTGATTCAGTTCAGTGATTTGATTCGGTTGTTAGAGCAACTGAGTTTACTTAACCTCCGATGAACCAACCGGCAAAGGGGCCATAAGCGTGGCCCTTGTGCAATCCCGCGCTTGCGCACGTATCGCTTGCCCACTGCGAGGGTTCCCTCACTCATCATTTCGCTGACGGATCGGGCCGATTCGCATCCATGCTCAAGCGGACCTCGCTCGGCATCCATGTCTCGCGTCCTACCTTCATTCTTCACTCGGCTGCTCAAATGTGCTTTTAACATCAAAATCTAAAGGCAGGGTTTTGACTTTCTCTTTTGACCTTGAGCGCAATTAGGGATATTACCGACAAAGACGATGGCCCGAGTGAGCGGGCATGGACGCCCGCGAAAAGCGCGCTTGGGCAGGGATGCCCATCGCGCTGGCTCGATAAGGCCAACGACTACCGGAGGGGACTGCGAATAGCAGTAATATTTCGCGCAAGCCGCAGG
Coding sequences within it:
- the glpG gene encoding rhomboid family intramembrane serine protease GlpG → MVRVIAISNLRLAQAFVDYMATHKVALEVRPDAQGAEIWLADDEQLPLVQHELEQFLLDPLNPRYQAASWQSGNLHSNLPYQRFSYLQTLRSQAGPLTLSIMVLCIAIYILMQIVGDAAVMSWLAWPRDESQYLQVWRWVSHALLHFSLLHILFNLMWWWYLAGQMEKRLGTGKLLVLTIVSALFSGWGQSLFSGVNFGGLSGVVYALMGYVWLTGERAPERGISLPRGLMAFSVLWLVAGYFDILGLSIANAAHVSGLIIGLLMAFWDTRNSARTTQ
- a CDS encoding DeoR/GlpR family transcriptional regulator, encoding MKQTQRHDAIIELVRQQGYVSTEELVEHFAVSPQTIRRDLNDLADQNKIHRHHGGAALPSSSVNAAYNDRKVMWSEEKARIAQRVASQIPDGATLFIDIGTTPEAVAHALMNHKGLRVVTNNLNVATLLTAKEDFRLILAGGEVRTRDGGIIGEATLDFISQFRLDYGILGISGIDMDGSLLEFDYHEVRTKRAIIENSRCVMLVTDHSKFGRNAMVNLGNMNLIDYLFTDQMPPASVMKIIEQHNVQLELC